One genomic window of Oncorhynchus kisutch isolate 150728-3 linkage group LG26, Okis_V2, whole genome shotgun sequence includes the following:
- the LOC109871015 gene encoding target of Nesh-SH3-like isoform X7, producing MQLSHTFLVFLFLLFIVGIALAGSSTARRSRVRRQNMKVRINATGDTIVMKFVRPNADTKLEGYILGYGSSMFSKQFIQLPENGLPYETEIDAEPKYLIAVQPIPVNDVKKQCTGNVNLEKPLHLVIGSVTPTSVLLSWGTLLKTPYEGNVMNDCLEDGNYTVRYRERNRKWTYQTCPASDTVIDSLKPNTAYEFGVRPNNKERSGVWSKPVIHNTNMSGKAMQKPYKPRTPLKPVKTVNMPRAFFPPRHAVHNRSQGRTLFRTPVAPRTTFGSPAVLQPFLPVNKRPNLVGKSGDKDKLMDLKQGDKASILRSFPLITAKPTKQKTTTLTPALNATGDNSSVFSSLPTSEVDAMGKKRFVAPHVIYKTDKKPDEPCSITKSLSFFPEEEGVEQNVTAPPRLPPSNLTVVTVEGCPSFVILDWEKTDNDTTEYEVISRTHGPNGEEVSILTTNQTHTAVENLKPENSYEFKVKPKNELGEGPASEPVLFNTESADPRVSENVSGKDAIWTQFPFKADSYSECNGKQYVKRTWYRKFVGIQLCNSLRYKIYMSDSLTGKFYNIGDQTGHGEDHCQFVDSFLDGQTGSQLLADQLPSRSGFYRAMRQEPVNFGEIGGNSHATYVGWYECGTPIPGKW from the exons TGAGACGTCAGAACATGAAGGTCAGGATCAACGCTACAGGCGACACCATCGTGATGAAGTTTGTACGTCCGAACGCTGACACCAAGCTGGAGGGCTACATCCTGGGCTACGGCAGCAGCATGTTCTCTAAACAGTTCATCCAACTCCCAGAGAACGGACTGCCCTACGAGACAGAGATCG ATGCCGAGCCCAAGTACCTGATCGCTGTCCAGCCCATCCCAGTCAATGATGTGAAGAAACAGTGCACAG GCAACGTGAACCTGGAGAAGCCCCTCCACCTGGTGATTGGGTCCGTGACCCCCACCTCCGTGCTGCTTTCCTGGGGAACCCTCCTTAAGACGCCCTACGAGGGGAACGTCATGAACGACTGCCTGGAGGACGG GAACTACACGGTGCGCTACCGTGAGAGGAACCGGAAGTGGACCTACCAGACGTGCCCCGCAAGCGACACGGTCATTGACAGCCTTAAGCCCAACACGGCCTATGAGTTTGGTGTCCGACCCAACAACAAGGAACGCAGCGGAGTATGGAGCAAACCAGTCATTCACAACACCAACATGAGCG GGAAGGCCATGCAGAAACCCTACAAACCAAGGACACCTCTGAAGCCTGTG AAAACGGTCAACATGCCACGGGCCTTCTTCCCTCCTCGTCACG CTGTCCATAACAGGAGCCAGGGCAGAACCCTCTTCAGGACCCCTGTAGCTCCAAGGACCACCTTCG GCTCTCCTGCAGTTCTGCAACCCTTTCTTCCTGTCAACAAGAGGCCCAACCTGGTGGGGAAATCAGGGGACAAGG ATAAGCTGATGGACCTGAAGCAGGGAGACAAAGCGTCTATCTTGAGGTCCTTCCCTCTAATCACGGCtaagcccaccaaacaaaagaccacaaCCCTCACCCCGGCCTTGAATG CCACGGGTGACAACTCCTCTGTGTTCAGCTCTCTCCCTACTTCGGAAGTGGACGCCATGGGCAAGAAGCGCTTTGTAG CCCCTCATGTGATCTATAAGACTGACAAGAAGCCAGACGAACCGTGTTCCATAACAAAGTCCCTCAGCTTCTTCcctgaggaggagggggtggagcaGAACGTCACCGCACCCCCCCGCTTGCCCCCCTCCAACCTCACCGTGGTTACTGTAGAGGGATGCCCCTCCTTCGTCATCCTGGACTGGGAGAAGACCGACAACGACACCACAG AGTATGAGGTCATTTCAAGAACCCATGGACCCAATGGAGAAGAGGTGTCCATCCTGACCACCAACCAGACTCACACTGCAGTGGAGAACCTAAAACCAGAGAacag TTACGAGTTCAAAGTGAAACCCAAGAATGAGCTTGGGGAAGGGCCTGCCAGTGAGCCAGTGTTGTTCAACACAGAGTCAG cgGACCCTCGGGTGAGTGAGAATGTCTCAG GTAAAGATGCTATCTGGACACAGTTCCCCTTCAAAGCAGATTCCTACTCGGAGTGTAATGGGAAGCAGTACGTGAAGAGGACCTGGTACCGCAAGTTTGTGGGCATTCAGCTGTGCAACTCCCTTAGATACAAGATCTACATGAGCGACTCGCTCACCg GCAAGTTCTACAACATCGGGGACCAAACAGGTCATGGGGAGGACCACTGCCAGTTTGTAGATTCTTTCCTGGACGGACAAACAGGCAGCCAGCTATTGGCCGACCAACTACCCAGCCGATCAG GCTTCTACCGGGCTATGCGTCAGGAACCGGTCAACTTTGGCGAGATCGGAGGGAACTCGCACGCCACCTACGTTGGCTGGTACGAGTGCGGAACACCCATACCTGGGAAATGGTAA
- the LOC109871015 gene encoding target of Nesh-SH3-like isoform X6 yields MQLSHTFLVFLFLLFIVGIALAGSSTARRSRVRRQNMKVRINATGDTIVMKFVRPNADTKLEGYILGYGSSMFSKQFIQLPENGLPYETEIDAEPKYLIAVQPIPVNDVKKQCTGNVNLEKPLHLVIGSVTPTSVLLSWGTLLKTPYEGNVMNDCLEDGNYTVRYRERNRKWTYQTCPASDTVIDSLKPNTAYEFGVRPNNKERSGVWSKPVIHNTNMSGKAMQKPYKPRTPLKPVKTVNMPRAFFPPRHAVHNRSQGRTLFRTPVAPRTTFGTSFRRPLTPTEPRSPTRSVVVTAARNTTLPRSRVSLYSTPNGIRPLSLPRDTNTNSSLTSDTPGGSPAVLQPFLPVNKRPNLVGKSGDKDKLMDLKQGDKASILRSFPLITAKPTKQKTTTLTPALNATGDNSSVFSSLPTSEVDAMGKKRFVAPHVIYKTDKKPDEPCSITKSLSFFPEEEGVEQNVTAPPRLPPSNLTVVTVEGCPSFVILDWEKTDNDTTEYEVISRTHGPNGEEVSILTTNQTHTAVENLKPENSYEFKVKPKNELGEGPASEPVLFNTESADPRVSENVSGKDAIWTQFPFKADSYSECNGKQYVKRTWYRKFVGIQLCNSLRYKIYMSDSLTGKFYNIGDQTGHGEDHCQFVDSFLDGQTGSQLLADQLPSRSGFYRAMRQEPVNFGEIGGNSHATYVGWYECGTPIPGKW; encoded by the exons TGAGACGTCAGAACATGAAGGTCAGGATCAACGCTACAGGCGACACCATCGTGATGAAGTTTGTACGTCCGAACGCTGACACCAAGCTGGAGGGCTACATCCTGGGCTACGGCAGCAGCATGTTCTCTAAACAGTTCATCCAACTCCCAGAGAACGGACTGCCCTACGAGACAGAGATCG ATGCCGAGCCCAAGTACCTGATCGCTGTCCAGCCCATCCCAGTCAATGATGTGAAGAAACAGTGCACAG GCAACGTGAACCTGGAGAAGCCCCTCCACCTGGTGATTGGGTCCGTGACCCCCACCTCCGTGCTGCTTTCCTGGGGAACCCTCCTTAAGACGCCCTACGAGGGGAACGTCATGAACGACTGCCTGGAGGACGG GAACTACACGGTGCGCTACCGTGAGAGGAACCGGAAGTGGACCTACCAGACGTGCCCCGCAAGCGACACGGTCATTGACAGCCTTAAGCCCAACACGGCCTATGAGTTTGGTGTCCGACCCAACAACAAGGAACGCAGCGGAGTATGGAGCAAACCAGTCATTCACAACACCAACATGAGCG GGAAGGCCATGCAGAAACCCTACAAACCAAGGACACCTCTGAAGCCTGTG AAAACGGTCAACATGCCACGGGCCTTCTTCCCTCCTCGTCACG CTGTCCATAACAGGAGCCAGGGCAGAACCCTCTTCAGGACCCCTGTAGCTCCAAGGACCACCTTCG GTACCAGCTTCCGGAGACCTTTGACCCCTACCGAGCCTCGCTCTCCTACACGCTCTGTCGTTGTCACGGCAGCCAGAAACACAACGTTGCCTCGCAGTCGCGtctctctctactccacccctaacggcatcagacctctctctctacccagggACACCAACACCAACTCCTCCCTCACCTCCGACACACCAGGGG GCTCTCCTGCAGTTCTGCAACCCTTTCTTCCTGTCAACAAGAGGCCCAACCTGGTGGGGAAATCAGGGGACAAGG ATAAGCTGATGGACCTGAAGCAGGGAGACAAAGCGTCTATCTTGAGGTCCTTCCCTCTAATCACGGCtaagcccaccaaacaaaagaccacaaCCCTCACCCCGGCCTTGAATG CCACGGGTGACAACTCCTCTGTGTTCAGCTCTCTCCCTACTTCGGAAGTGGACGCCATGGGCAAGAAGCGCTTTGTAG CCCCTCATGTGATCTATAAGACTGACAAGAAGCCAGACGAACCGTGTTCCATAACAAAGTCCCTCAGCTTCTTCcctgaggaggagggggtggagcaGAACGTCACCGCACCCCCCCGCTTGCCCCCCTCCAACCTCACCGTGGTTACTGTAGAGGGATGCCCCTCCTTCGTCATCCTGGACTGGGAGAAGACCGACAACGACACCACAG AGTATGAGGTCATTTCAAGAACCCATGGACCCAATGGAGAAGAGGTGTCCATCCTGACCACCAACCAGACTCACACTGCAGTGGAGAACCTAAAACCAGAGAacag TTACGAGTTCAAAGTGAAACCCAAGAATGAGCTTGGGGAAGGGCCTGCCAGTGAGCCAGTGTTGTTCAACACAGAGTCAG cgGACCCTCGGGTGAGTGAGAATGTCTCAG GTAAAGATGCTATCTGGACACAGTTCCCCTTCAAAGCAGATTCCTACTCGGAGTGTAATGGGAAGCAGTACGTGAAGAGGACCTGGTACCGCAAGTTTGTGGGCATTCAGCTGTGCAACTCCCTTAGATACAAGATCTACATGAGCGACTCGCTCACCg GCAAGTTCTACAACATCGGGGACCAAACAGGTCATGGGGAGGACCACTGCCAGTTTGTAGATTCTTTCCTGGACGGACAAACAGGCAGCCAGCTATTGGCCGACCAACTACCCAGCCGATCAG GCTTCTACCGGGCTATGCGTCAGGAACCGGTCAACTTTGGCGAGATCGGAGGGAACTCGCACGCCACCTACGTTGGCTGGTACGAGTGCGGAACACCCATACCTGGGAAATGGTAA
- the LOC109871015 gene encoding target of Nesh-SH3-like isoform X1 yields the protein MQLSHTFLVFLFLLFIVGIALAGSSTARRSRVRRQNMKVRINATGDTIVMKFVRPNADTKLEGYILGYGSSMFSKQFIQLPENGLPYETEIDAEPKYLIAVQPIPVNDVKKQCTGNVNLEKPLHLVIGSVTPTSVLLSWGTLLKTPYEGNVMNDCLEDGNYTVRYRERNRKWTYQTCPASDTVIDSLKPNTAYEFGVRPNNKERSGVWSKPVIHNTNMSGKAMQKPYKPRTPLKPVKTVNMPRAFFPPRHAVHNRSQGRTLFRTPVAPRTTFAPTSANRQHFVSTPRPTMPQVQHEPTGRADQIISASSPSVDVPRASPAFPLHSPNLSLLSPQLLPSPNLPLTSPADPVLNPNRNGQRHRGPAQARPQQAQPQQPAKVTQNLQTPTGTSFRRPLTPTEPRSPTRSVVVTAARNTTLPRSRVSLYSTPNGIRPLSLPRDTNTNSSLTSDTPGADWEHNKGLALPKPAVWSRKRLGSPAVLQPFLPVNKRPNLVGKSGDKDKLMDLKQGDKASILRSFPLITAKPTKQKTTTLTPALNATGDNSSVFSSLPTSEVDAMGKKRFVAPHVIYKTDKKPDEPCSITKSLSFFPEEEGVEQNVTAPPRLPPSNLTVVTVEGCPSFVILDWEKTDNDTTEYEVISRTHGPNGEEVSILTTNQTHTAVENLKPENSYEFKVKPKNELGEGPASEPVLFNTESADPRVSENVSGKDAIWTQFPFKADSYSECNGKQYVKRTWYRKFVGIQLCNSLRYKIYMSDSLTGKFYNIGDQTGHGEDHCQFVDSFLDGQTGSQLLADQLPSRSGFYRAMRQEPVNFGEIGGNSHATYVGWYECGTPIPGKW from the exons TGAGACGTCAGAACATGAAGGTCAGGATCAACGCTACAGGCGACACCATCGTGATGAAGTTTGTACGTCCGAACGCTGACACCAAGCTGGAGGGCTACATCCTGGGCTACGGCAGCAGCATGTTCTCTAAACAGTTCATCCAACTCCCAGAGAACGGACTGCCCTACGAGACAGAGATCG ATGCCGAGCCCAAGTACCTGATCGCTGTCCAGCCCATCCCAGTCAATGATGTGAAGAAACAGTGCACAG GCAACGTGAACCTGGAGAAGCCCCTCCACCTGGTGATTGGGTCCGTGACCCCCACCTCCGTGCTGCTTTCCTGGGGAACCCTCCTTAAGACGCCCTACGAGGGGAACGTCATGAACGACTGCCTGGAGGACGG GAACTACACGGTGCGCTACCGTGAGAGGAACCGGAAGTGGACCTACCAGACGTGCCCCGCAAGCGACACGGTCATTGACAGCCTTAAGCCCAACACGGCCTATGAGTTTGGTGTCCGACCCAACAACAAGGAACGCAGCGGAGTATGGAGCAAACCAGTCATTCACAACACCAACATGAGCG GGAAGGCCATGCAGAAACCCTACAAACCAAGGACACCTCTGAAGCCTGTG AAAACGGTCAACATGCCACGGGCCTTCTTCCCTCCTCGTCACG CTGTCCATAACAGGAGCCAGGGCAGAACCCTCTTCAGGACCCCTGTAGCTCCAAGGACCACCTTCG CGCCAACCTCGGCCAATAGACAGCACTTCGTGTCCACTCCCCGACCCACAATGCCTCAGGTGCAGCACGAGCCAACTG GACGAGCAGATCAGATCAtatctgcctcctctccttctgtgGATGTCCCCCGTGCCTCACCTGCCTTCCCCCTGcactcccccaacctctccttactctcccctCAGCTCCTACCCTCCCCCAACCTTCCCCTGACTTCCCCAGCTGACCCTGTACTTAACCCCAATCGTAACGGACAGAGACACAGGGGACCGGCCCAGGCTAGGCCCCAACAGGCCCAGCCCCAACAGCCTGCTAAGGTCACCCAGAACCTACAGACCCCCACGG GTACCAGCTTCCGGAGACCTTTGACCCCTACCGAGCCTCGCTCTCCTACACGCTCTGTCGTTGTCACGGCAGCCAGAAACACAACGTTGCCTCGCAGTCGCGtctctctctactccacccctaacggcatcagacctctctctctacccagggACACCAACACCAACTCCTCCCTCACCTCCGACACACCAGGGG CCGACTGGGAGCACAATAAGGGCCTTGCTCTTCCCAAACCTGCCGTCTGGTCCAGGAAGCGACTGG GCTCTCCTGCAGTTCTGCAACCCTTTCTTCCTGTCAACAAGAGGCCCAACCTGGTGGGGAAATCAGGGGACAAGG ATAAGCTGATGGACCTGAAGCAGGGAGACAAAGCGTCTATCTTGAGGTCCTTCCCTCTAATCACGGCtaagcccaccaaacaaaagaccacaaCCCTCACCCCGGCCTTGAATG CCACGGGTGACAACTCCTCTGTGTTCAGCTCTCTCCCTACTTCGGAAGTGGACGCCATGGGCAAGAAGCGCTTTGTAG CCCCTCATGTGATCTATAAGACTGACAAGAAGCCAGACGAACCGTGTTCCATAACAAAGTCCCTCAGCTTCTTCcctgaggaggagggggtggagcaGAACGTCACCGCACCCCCCCGCTTGCCCCCCTCCAACCTCACCGTGGTTACTGTAGAGGGATGCCCCTCCTTCGTCATCCTGGACTGGGAGAAGACCGACAACGACACCACAG AGTATGAGGTCATTTCAAGAACCCATGGACCCAATGGAGAAGAGGTGTCCATCCTGACCACCAACCAGACTCACACTGCAGTGGAGAACCTAAAACCAGAGAacag TTACGAGTTCAAAGTGAAACCCAAGAATGAGCTTGGGGAAGGGCCTGCCAGTGAGCCAGTGTTGTTCAACACAGAGTCAG cgGACCCTCGGGTGAGTGAGAATGTCTCAG GTAAAGATGCTATCTGGACACAGTTCCCCTTCAAAGCAGATTCCTACTCGGAGTGTAATGGGAAGCAGTACGTGAAGAGGACCTGGTACCGCAAGTTTGTGGGCATTCAGCTGTGCAACTCCCTTAGATACAAGATCTACATGAGCGACTCGCTCACCg GCAAGTTCTACAACATCGGGGACCAAACAGGTCATGGGGAGGACCACTGCCAGTTTGTAGATTCTTTCCTGGACGGACAAACAGGCAGCCAGCTATTGGCCGACCAACTACCCAGCCGATCAG GCTTCTACCGGGCTATGCGTCAGGAACCGGTCAACTTTGGCGAGATCGGAGGGAACTCGCACGCCACCTACGTTGGCTGGTACGAGTGCGGAACACCCATACCTGGGAAATGGTAA
- the LOC109871015 gene encoding target of Nesh-SH3-like isoform X4, producing MQLSHTFLVFLFLLFIVGIALAGSSTARRSRVRRQNMKVRINATGDTIVMKFVRPNADTKLEGYILGYGSSMFSKQFIQLPENGLPYETEIDAEPKYLIAVQPIPVNDVKKQCTGNVNLEKPLHLVIGSVTPTSVLLSWGTLLKTPYEGNVMNDCLEDGNYTVRYRERNRKWTYQTCPASDTVIDSLKPNTAYEFGVRPNNKERSGVWSKPVIHNTNMSGKAMQKPYKPRTPLKPVKTVNMPRAFFPPRHAVHNRSQGRTLFRTPVAPRTTFAPTSANRQHFVSTPRPTMPQVQHEPTGTSFRRPLTPTEPRSPTRSVVVTAARNTTLPRSRVSLYSTPNGIRPLSLPRDTNTNSSLTSDTPGADWEHNKGLALPKPAVWSRKRLGSPAVLQPFLPVNKRPNLVGKSGDKDKLMDLKQGDKASILRSFPLITAKPTKQKTTTLTPALNATGDNSSVFSSLPTSEVDAMGKKRFVAPHVIYKTDKKPDEPCSITKSLSFFPEEEGVEQNVTAPPRLPPSNLTVVTVEGCPSFVILDWEKTDNDTTEYEVISRTHGPNGEEVSILTTNQTHTAVENLKPENSYEFKVKPKNELGEGPASEPVLFNTESADPRVSENVSGKDAIWTQFPFKADSYSECNGKQYVKRTWYRKFVGIQLCNSLRYKIYMSDSLTGKFYNIGDQTGHGEDHCQFVDSFLDGQTGSQLLADQLPSRSGFYRAMRQEPVNFGEIGGNSHATYVGWYECGTPIPGKW from the exons TGAGACGTCAGAACATGAAGGTCAGGATCAACGCTACAGGCGACACCATCGTGATGAAGTTTGTACGTCCGAACGCTGACACCAAGCTGGAGGGCTACATCCTGGGCTACGGCAGCAGCATGTTCTCTAAACAGTTCATCCAACTCCCAGAGAACGGACTGCCCTACGAGACAGAGATCG ATGCCGAGCCCAAGTACCTGATCGCTGTCCAGCCCATCCCAGTCAATGATGTGAAGAAACAGTGCACAG GCAACGTGAACCTGGAGAAGCCCCTCCACCTGGTGATTGGGTCCGTGACCCCCACCTCCGTGCTGCTTTCCTGGGGAACCCTCCTTAAGACGCCCTACGAGGGGAACGTCATGAACGACTGCCTGGAGGACGG GAACTACACGGTGCGCTACCGTGAGAGGAACCGGAAGTGGACCTACCAGACGTGCCCCGCAAGCGACACGGTCATTGACAGCCTTAAGCCCAACACGGCCTATGAGTTTGGTGTCCGACCCAACAACAAGGAACGCAGCGGAGTATGGAGCAAACCAGTCATTCACAACACCAACATGAGCG GGAAGGCCATGCAGAAACCCTACAAACCAAGGACACCTCTGAAGCCTGTG AAAACGGTCAACATGCCACGGGCCTTCTTCCCTCCTCGTCACG CTGTCCATAACAGGAGCCAGGGCAGAACCCTCTTCAGGACCCCTGTAGCTCCAAGGACCACCTTCG CGCCAACCTCGGCCAATAGACAGCACTTCGTGTCCACTCCCCGACCCACAATGCCTCAGGTGCAGCACGAGCCAACTG GTACCAGCTTCCGGAGACCTTTGACCCCTACCGAGCCTCGCTCTCCTACACGCTCTGTCGTTGTCACGGCAGCCAGAAACACAACGTTGCCTCGCAGTCGCGtctctctctactccacccctaacggcatcagacctctctctctacccagggACACCAACACCAACTCCTCCCTCACCTCCGACACACCAGGGG CCGACTGGGAGCACAATAAGGGCCTTGCTCTTCCCAAACCTGCCGTCTGGTCCAGGAAGCGACTGG GCTCTCCTGCAGTTCTGCAACCCTTTCTTCCTGTCAACAAGAGGCCCAACCTGGTGGGGAAATCAGGGGACAAGG ATAAGCTGATGGACCTGAAGCAGGGAGACAAAGCGTCTATCTTGAGGTCCTTCCCTCTAATCACGGCtaagcccaccaaacaaaagaccacaaCCCTCACCCCGGCCTTGAATG CCACGGGTGACAACTCCTCTGTGTTCAGCTCTCTCCCTACTTCGGAAGTGGACGCCATGGGCAAGAAGCGCTTTGTAG CCCCTCATGTGATCTATAAGACTGACAAGAAGCCAGACGAACCGTGTTCCATAACAAAGTCCCTCAGCTTCTTCcctgaggaggagggggtggagcaGAACGTCACCGCACCCCCCCGCTTGCCCCCCTCCAACCTCACCGTGGTTACTGTAGAGGGATGCCCCTCCTTCGTCATCCTGGACTGGGAGAAGACCGACAACGACACCACAG AGTATGAGGTCATTTCAAGAACCCATGGACCCAATGGAGAAGAGGTGTCCATCCTGACCACCAACCAGACTCACACTGCAGTGGAGAACCTAAAACCAGAGAacag TTACGAGTTCAAAGTGAAACCCAAGAATGAGCTTGGGGAAGGGCCTGCCAGTGAGCCAGTGTTGTTCAACACAGAGTCAG cgGACCCTCGGGTGAGTGAGAATGTCTCAG GTAAAGATGCTATCTGGACACAGTTCCCCTTCAAAGCAGATTCCTACTCGGAGTGTAATGGGAAGCAGTACGTGAAGAGGACCTGGTACCGCAAGTTTGTGGGCATTCAGCTGTGCAACTCCCTTAGATACAAGATCTACATGAGCGACTCGCTCACCg GCAAGTTCTACAACATCGGGGACCAAACAGGTCATGGGGAGGACCACTGCCAGTTTGTAGATTCTTTCCTGGACGGACAAACAGGCAGCCAGCTATTGGCCGACCAACTACCCAGCCGATCAG GCTTCTACCGGGCTATGCGTCAGGAACCGGTCAACTTTGGCGAGATCGGAGGGAACTCGCACGCCACCTACGTTGGCTGGTACGAGTGCGGAACACCCATACCTGGGAAATGGTAA
- the LOC109871015 gene encoding target of Nesh-SH3-like isoform X5: MQLSHTFLVFLFLLFIVGIALAGSSTARRSRVRRQNMKVRINATGDTIVMKFVRPNADTKLEGYILGYGSSMFSKQFIQLPENGLPYETEIDAEPKYLIAVQPIPVNDVKKQCTGNVNLEKPLHLVIGSVTPTSVLLSWGTLLKTPYEGNVMNDCLEDGNYTVRYRERNRKWTYQTCPASDTVIDSLKPNTAYEFGVRPNNKERSGVWSKPVIHNTNMSGKAMQKPYKPRTPLKPVKTVNMPRAFFPPRHAVHNRSQGRTLFRTPVAPRTTFGTSFRRPLTPTEPRSPTRSVVVTAARNTTLPRSRVSLYSTPNGIRPLSLPRDTNTNSSLTSDTPGADWEHNKGLALPKPAVWSRKRLGSPAVLQPFLPVNKRPNLVGKSGDKDKLMDLKQGDKASILRSFPLITAKPTKQKTTTLTPALNATGDNSSVFSSLPTSEVDAMGKKRFVAPHVIYKTDKKPDEPCSITKSLSFFPEEEGVEQNVTAPPRLPPSNLTVVTVEGCPSFVILDWEKTDNDTTEYEVISRTHGPNGEEVSILTTNQTHTAVENLKPENSYEFKVKPKNELGEGPASEPVLFNTESADPRVSENVSGKDAIWTQFPFKADSYSECNGKQYVKRTWYRKFVGIQLCNSLRYKIYMSDSLTGKFYNIGDQTGHGEDHCQFVDSFLDGQTGSQLLADQLPSRSGFYRAMRQEPVNFGEIGGNSHATYVGWYECGTPIPGKW; the protein is encoded by the exons TGAGACGTCAGAACATGAAGGTCAGGATCAACGCTACAGGCGACACCATCGTGATGAAGTTTGTACGTCCGAACGCTGACACCAAGCTGGAGGGCTACATCCTGGGCTACGGCAGCAGCATGTTCTCTAAACAGTTCATCCAACTCCCAGAGAACGGACTGCCCTACGAGACAGAGATCG ATGCCGAGCCCAAGTACCTGATCGCTGTCCAGCCCATCCCAGTCAATGATGTGAAGAAACAGTGCACAG GCAACGTGAACCTGGAGAAGCCCCTCCACCTGGTGATTGGGTCCGTGACCCCCACCTCCGTGCTGCTTTCCTGGGGAACCCTCCTTAAGACGCCCTACGAGGGGAACGTCATGAACGACTGCCTGGAGGACGG GAACTACACGGTGCGCTACCGTGAGAGGAACCGGAAGTGGACCTACCAGACGTGCCCCGCAAGCGACACGGTCATTGACAGCCTTAAGCCCAACACGGCCTATGAGTTTGGTGTCCGACCCAACAACAAGGAACGCAGCGGAGTATGGAGCAAACCAGTCATTCACAACACCAACATGAGCG GGAAGGCCATGCAGAAACCCTACAAACCAAGGACACCTCTGAAGCCTGTG AAAACGGTCAACATGCCACGGGCCTTCTTCCCTCCTCGTCACG CTGTCCATAACAGGAGCCAGGGCAGAACCCTCTTCAGGACCCCTGTAGCTCCAAGGACCACCTTCG GTACCAGCTTCCGGAGACCTTTGACCCCTACCGAGCCTCGCTCTCCTACACGCTCTGTCGTTGTCACGGCAGCCAGAAACACAACGTTGCCTCGCAGTCGCGtctctctctactccacccctaacggcatcagacctctctctctacccagggACACCAACACCAACTCCTCCCTCACCTCCGACACACCAGGGG CCGACTGGGAGCACAATAAGGGCCTTGCTCTTCCCAAACCTGCCGTCTGGTCCAGGAAGCGACTGG GCTCTCCTGCAGTTCTGCAACCCTTTCTTCCTGTCAACAAGAGGCCCAACCTGGTGGGGAAATCAGGGGACAAGG ATAAGCTGATGGACCTGAAGCAGGGAGACAAAGCGTCTATCTTGAGGTCCTTCCCTCTAATCACGGCtaagcccaccaaacaaaagaccacaaCCCTCACCCCGGCCTTGAATG CCACGGGTGACAACTCCTCTGTGTTCAGCTCTCTCCCTACTTCGGAAGTGGACGCCATGGGCAAGAAGCGCTTTGTAG CCCCTCATGTGATCTATAAGACTGACAAGAAGCCAGACGAACCGTGTTCCATAACAAAGTCCCTCAGCTTCTTCcctgaggaggagggggtggagcaGAACGTCACCGCACCCCCCCGCTTGCCCCCCTCCAACCTCACCGTGGTTACTGTAGAGGGATGCCCCTCCTTCGTCATCCTGGACTGGGAGAAGACCGACAACGACACCACAG AGTATGAGGTCATTTCAAGAACCCATGGACCCAATGGAGAAGAGGTGTCCATCCTGACCACCAACCAGACTCACACTGCAGTGGAGAACCTAAAACCAGAGAacag TTACGAGTTCAAAGTGAAACCCAAGAATGAGCTTGGGGAAGGGCCTGCCAGTGAGCCAGTGTTGTTCAACACAGAGTCAG cgGACCCTCGGGTGAGTGAGAATGTCTCAG GTAAAGATGCTATCTGGACACAGTTCCCCTTCAAAGCAGATTCCTACTCGGAGTGTAATGGGAAGCAGTACGTGAAGAGGACCTGGTACCGCAAGTTTGTGGGCATTCAGCTGTGCAACTCCCTTAGATACAAGATCTACATGAGCGACTCGCTCACCg GCAAGTTCTACAACATCGGGGACCAAACAGGTCATGGGGAGGACCACTGCCAGTTTGTAGATTCTTTCCTGGACGGACAAACAGGCAGCCAGCTATTGGCCGACCAACTACCCAGCCGATCAG GCTTCTACCGGGCTATGCGTCAGGAACCGGTCAACTTTGGCGAGATCGGAGGGAACTCGCACGCCACCTACGTTGGCTGGTACGAGTGCGGAACACCCATACCTGGGAAATGGTAA